A single window of Arcobacter venerupis DNA harbors:
- the groES gene encoding co-chaperone GroES, whose amino-acid sequence MNFRPLGERVLVKRTEVENKTASGIYIPDNAKEKPHTAEVVAIGNKVEDIKVGDTIVFEQFRGTEFKLDGQEYLILNIENVIGVM is encoded by the coding sequence ATGAATTTTAGACCACTAGGTGAAAGAGTTCTTGTAAAAAGAACAGAAGTAGAAAACAAAACTGCAAGTGGAATCTATATTCCAGATAATGCAAAAGAGAAACCACATACAGCAGAAGTTGTAGCAATTGGAAATAAAGTAGAAGATATTAAAGTTGGTGATACGATTGTATTTGAACAATTTAGAGGTACAGAATTTAAACTTGATGGTCAAGAATATCTTATCTTAAATATTGAAAATGTTATAGGAGTAATGTAA